The following is a genomic window from Hymenobacter gelipurpurascens.
GCAGGAGCCGCTTTAGGAGCCAGCTTCTGCTCGCCAGCCTGACGCTCGCTGCCCATCATCTTGTCGCGCAGAGCGGACAGAGCATCCAGGTCACCGAGGGTCGACTTTTCAGCCGTTGCGGGCTTCTTCAGGTCGCTGATTTTGCCTTCGCCTTGTGCCGGAGCAGCAGCGCCGCCAGCAGGCTTCTTCTTCGTGAACTTCGAGTTGCGGGAATCTTCTTCCTGCGCCTGGTTGAACACGGCAGTGTGCGAAAGCACGATGCGACGGTCATCCTTCGAGAATTCAACTACGCGGAAGTCCAGCGATTCGCCGTTCTCAGCCTGCGAGCCATCTTCCTTGGCCAACGACTTAGGATATGCGAAGCCTTCGATGCCGTAAGGCAACTCGAGCACTGCACCGCGGTCGGTTTTCTCGGTGATGGTAGCTTTGTGCACCGAGCCAGGAGTGAATACCGTCTGGAACGTATCCCAGGGGTTTTCTTCCAGCTGCTTGTGGCCCAGGGCCAGACGACGGTTGTTTACGTCCAGTTCCAGAACTACTACGTCCAGACGGTCGCCTACCTTCACAACTTCTGAAGGGTGCTTGATCTTCTTGGTCCACGACAGGTCCGAAACGTGCACGAGGCCGTCAACACCTTCTTCCAGCTCTACGAACAGGCCGAAGTTGGTCAGGTTACGCACCAGACCGTTGTGCTTGGTGCCTACTGCGTACTTCGTACCGAAGTCGCCGCGAGTCCATGGATCTTCGCTCAGTTGCTTGATACCCAGGCTCATCTTGCGGTCTTCGCGGTCGAGGGTCAGGATCTGAGCCTCTACTACGTCGCCCTGCTTGATGAAGTCCTGCGGGTTACGCAGGTGCTGGCTCCAAGACATTTCCGAAACGTGGATCAGGCCTTCTACGCCGGGGATGATTTCCATGAATGCGCCATAGTCGGCAACATTCACGATGCGGCCTTTCACCTTCGAGCCTACGCCCATATCGGCGGGCAGCGAATCCCATGGGTGAGGAGTCAGTTGCTTCAGACCGAGGCTGATACGCTTCTTGGCTTCGTCGAAGTCCAGAACTACGATGTTCAGCTTCTGGTCGAGCTGCAGTACTTCGCTTGGGTGAGCGATGCGGCCCCACGAGATGTCCGTGATGTGCAGCAGACCGTCTACGCCACCAAGGTCGATGAACACACCAAAGTTGGTCATGTTCTTGATAACGCCCTCGAGGATCTGGCCTTTTTCCAGGTTGTTGAGGATGGCTTCACGCTGCTTCTCGAGGTCTTTCTCGATCAGGACTTTGTGCGAAACTACCACGTTGTCGAAAGCGGCGTTGATTTTCACCACTTTCACTTCCATGCGACGACCAACATAGATGTCGAAGTCACGGATAGGCTTCACATCAATCTGCGAGCCGGGCAGGAAGGCTTCAACGCCGTCCAGATCCATGATCAAACCACCTTTGGTGCGGCGCTTTACTACACCTTCCAGAACGGTATCGTTCTCCAGAGCGTCGTAAATCGACTTCCAGGCCTGCTTGATCTTCGCCTTCTTGCGCGAAAGGATCAGCTGACCGTTGGCATCTTCTTGGTCTTCGATGAATACCTCTACCTGGTCACCGATTTTGAGGTCGGTCAGGTCGCGGAATTCCGTGATAGACACCAGACCATCGGATTTGAAGCCGATGTTCAGGATTACATCGCGGTCGGTGATACCTACCACGGTACCTTTTACTACTTCTTCTTCCTGTACCGTCGTGAGGGTCTCACCGTACATCTGCTCCATTTCGGCGCGCTGCTCAGCGGTATAGTTACCACCGAAGCTGCTGGCTCCAACGTTGTCCCAGTCGAAGTTGTCTACTAATTCTGCCATTAGTTTGCGTATAGCCCTGCTGTACACGTCCGGCTCAGGGCCAACTCCGGAACGCGTTTTTACTTGATACACAGTGCCAAAGCACCGGCCCGCCACCCTGGCGGGGGCGCAAAGATACGGAAGTTAGAGGAGAGTTAGAAATCCTCTATACTACATGATAGACCTAGCTTCAATCAGTCTGAAATCAGAACAACATCCTTGAAATACAATTCGATGTATTTCAGCTTACAACTATCTCCTGCAACCAGATTTGACCCATTATTTGGTACAGTTACCGAAAACCGTTTCCCATGAATAGTATATAACAAGTGAATATTCCGGCTATTTGAACCAGTCACATACCCTGTGACTTCATGCCCATTCTCCTTTATGTAGTTGCGCCATTTGTGGCGACCAACTTCTAGGCCAGTAAAGAATAGCAACATACTGCATAGTGTGAGAATGTGTTTCTTATTGCTTCTTAGATTCACTAACCACCTATTTCGATTAGAGCCTGATATTCTTGGTCTTTTATTCATTCGCAACACTATAATTATTTACAGTAAGGAAGAGCAGTTGATATTTCATGAGTAGCCTTTAATCCATATCTCTTATTATTCGTACTGCCCATTACCCCTACCTTAACCATTGCCAAAACAGCCAGTTCATGACCCGATTAGAGATTATCAGAAAGACCAGTGTCGCGTACCAGGAAATCCTGCACAAGATTGAAACAAGGAGAAATACCTGGAAAAACGACACCCGCAACCTGATTCTGGAGCAGCTAAACGAGGTGCAGCGCGAAGTAACCCTGAACTGGTACGTTGATACCGATAACTATCTGGAGAATCGGGAGGTGATATTCCTTTCCTTTAACTCCTCCCCTAGCGGTATAAAGACAGTACTGCACGAAGAGGCTGAACAGGAAACCGACTTCCGACACTATGTTAAGAAGGGGGGTGCGCTACTCTATTCCCAGCTTTCTGACTCTAGAGTGTATGTGAGCATTCAATACCCTGAGATTGTAGAACTCAAGGATTGCGGCGAACCAAAACACCTGGATAGCTTCGAGCCCGAAGAACTAACCTCCGACATTATTCTGCATCACGTGCAGGAGTTTCTGGAGGAAATGATTCATTGGGAGCAAAACGTAAAAGACATTCCCGGTTTCCGAATCGTTACTTAATAACCAAAAAAGCCCCTTGCTAGAGAATAGCAAGGGGCTTTTGCTTTAACTATACATCCGCAACTTAATAGGTAAGTCACGAACGCATAGGGAAGGTTATCGACGGCCCAGGGCGCGCAGGTGAGCTACGTGAGAGGCAACGGCGTAGCGCATCTTGGGGTACTCGTTGTAGGTGATGTTGAATTCCTCACATACCTGACGGATGATCTTGTTCAGGGCCGGGTAATGTACGTGCGAGATATTCGGGAACAGATGGTGCTCTACCTGGAAGTTCAGGCCACCTACCAGCCAGCTGATTACTTTATTATCGGTAGCGAAGTTGGCGGTGGTTTTGATCTGGTGGATGGCCCACTCGTCCTCAATCTTGTTGGTGGTAGCGTTTGGCACCACGAAGTTGGTGTGCTCTACTGTATGCGCCAACTGGAATACAATGCTCAGTGTGAAACCAGCCACGGCCGCGAAAGCCAAGAAGCCAACTAACCAGCCCACAAACCCTACGGTATAGATGGGCAGCGCTACAAACAGGCCTAGGTGCAAGGCTTTAAAGCCCCAAAACACCCCTTGATCAGAAGCCGACATTTTCTTGATAGGCATCTCGCCGATTTTACCTTTGAAATACTTCTGGTAGTCCATGAAGAAAATCCAGGCAATGAAGAGCAGAGCGTAGAAGAACCAGAAATACAGGTGCTGGAAGCGGTGCAGCAGACGGCGCGGCTGCTCAGGGCTCAGGCGCAACCACGGCTGGGCATCGAGGTCGTCGTCAACGCCTTCCACATTGGTATACATGTGGTGAATGAGGTTGTGCTTGGCATTCCACATGTAGGAGTTGCCGCCCATCACGTTCAGGGTGAAAGCTGCAAACTGGTTCATCCACTTTTTCTTGCTGAAGGAGCCGTGGGCACCGTCGTGCATCACGTTGAAGCCAATAGCGGCTCCGATAAGGCCGAGCAAGGCACTCTCCAGGATACCTACCCACGCGGTGGGCGTCCAGAACACGAGGTGCAAATACACGGCTACGAAGGCCGACGTCAGCAGGATGGCTTTGAAAAACAAGCTCTTGCCGCCGGTAGTTGATTTACCCGCTTCGGCGAAGTAGGCATTGGTACGGCGCTTCAGTTCCTGATGAAAGGAGCGAGAGGCCGCGAATTTGGGTGCTTGCATATGTGGTGGTGAGAAGAAACGTATACAAAGATACTTCTTCTACTACTGTGGTCTTGTGCAAGGCCGGAAAGGGCCGGATTTTACACGTAGGCCAGTACCGGATTTACTCCGGTGCGTTCATGCTCCTGACGCAGAAAAGAGGCTGCTATGTGAAAGGGGAAAAGACGCTAGGCCACTCGTCTCTTCATCAGCATGAGCCTATTCCTCTACTTGCGCACCACTTCCCCTCCACCAAGTATGGGTAGGCCAGTCTGTAGCCACGGTTTTAGCGCTGACAGCGGCACGAATACGCTGATTTCACCTTGGGCGAAGGAGGCAACCTCGTACGGTGAATACACGAATACGGCCCCGCCGCTCGTCAGGTACACATTGTGGGTAGCGGGCAGCGTGTTATCAAATAAGGCTTCTGACAAGGGCTGCCCTGGTTTCAGGCCCAGCACAGGCCTAGCATACTGGCCTAGCAGCTTTTCTATACCTGCCTCAGAACCAGGCCGGAAGATATCCTGATAGCGCAGGGGCCGCCCGGTTCGGGTGTCGTAGCTGCAGACGGTGGTACCGTAATTGCCGTGCGCTCCGCCGCTGTAGCTGTAGTTGAAATACCCGATACTAAGCAGATTACCCTGGTTCCAGAGTACCTGCGTGCTGGTTTCGGCGGCGTAGGCCAACGTAGCCAGAGGCCGGTAGTTGCTGCTGGTATCTGCTTCGGCAGCGTTGAGGAGCGGCCCTACTTCTTCCTGATAGTCGCGGGCAAATGCGGAGCGCTGCTGCTGCCACAAGGAGGATAATTCCGGGACGGGATGTGTATCCAGGGTATCGCCGCGCAGGCCGCGCAGCAGGTGTTGCTGC
Proteins encoded in this region:
- a CDS encoding fatty acid desaturase family protein; this translates as MQAPKFAASRSFHQELKRRTNAYFAEAGKSTTGGKSLFFKAILLTSAFVAVYLHLVFWTPTAWVGILESALLGLIGAAIGFNVMHDGAHGSFSKKKWMNQFAAFTLNVMGGNSYMWNAKHNLIHHMYTNVEGVDDDLDAQPWLRLSPEQPRRLLHRFQHLYFWFFYALLFIAWIFFMDYQKYFKGKIGEMPIKKMSASDQGVFWGFKALHLGLFVALPIYTVGFVGWLVGFLAFAAVAGFTLSIVFQLAHTVEHTNFVVPNATTNKIEDEWAIHQIKTTANFATDNKVISWLVGGLNFQVEHHLFPNISHVHYPALNKIIRQVCEEFNITYNEYPKMRYAVASHVAHLRALGRR
- a CDS encoding DUF3298 and DUF4163 domain-containing protein; translated protein: MTCFSRFLSVAFSARLWAISGLGLWLTACQSGSDKPAATSAAPTQPTTTSQLTDSPDTWYRQYRTLLPGTTDSITLHLQNFGSTSEEFLSGRIGGFYAAAEGRPVSLTGENYAASPDSLLLHESSLPLSVEGDEGLVWRLKRVGPQLVGTRDGQAVRLRLVQHPEGVAFISRIFADSVPARPSQPTDTLFGRLRLHALVPTNGPAKQALQQHLLRGLRGDTLDTHPVPELSSLWQQQRSAFARDYQEEVGPLLNAAEADTSSNYRPLATLAYAAETSTQVLWNQGNLLSIGYFNYSYSGGAHGNYGTTVCSYDTRTGRPLRYQDIFRPGSEAGIEKLLGQYARPVLGLKPGQPLSEALFDNTLPATHNVYLTSGGAVFVYSPYEVASFAQGEISVFVPLSALKPWLQTGLPILGGGEVVRK
- the rpsA gene encoding 30S ribosomal protein S1; the encoded protein is MAELVDNFDWDNVGASSFGGNYTAEQRAEMEQMYGETLTTVQEEEVVKGTVVGITDRDVILNIGFKSDGLVSITEFRDLTDLKIGDQVEVFIEDQEDANGQLILSRKKAKIKQAWKSIYDALENDTVLEGVVKRRTKGGLIMDLDGVEAFLPGSQIDVKPIRDFDIYVGRRMEVKVVKINAAFDNVVVSHKVLIEKDLEKQREAILNNLEKGQILEGVIKNMTNFGVFIDLGGVDGLLHITDISWGRIAHPSEVLQLDQKLNIVVLDFDEAKKRISLGLKQLTPHPWDSLPADMGVGSKVKGRIVNVADYGAFMEIIPGVEGLIHVSEMSWSQHLRNPQDFIKQGDVVEAQILTLDREDRKMSLGIKQLSEDPWTRGDFGTKYAVGTKHNGLVRNLTNFGLFVELEEGVDGLVHVSDLSWTKKIKHPSEVVKVGDRLDVVVLELDVNNRRLALGHKQLEENPWDTFQTVFTPGSVHKATITEKTDRGAVLELPYGIEGFAYPKSLAKEDGSQAENGESLDFRVVEFSKDDRRIVLSHTAVFNQAQEEDSRNSKFTKKKPAGGAAAPAQGEGKISDLKKPATAEKSTLGDLDALSALRDKMMGSERQAGEQKLAPKAAPAAEAPATEEAPAEGGILAAVTGAASAALDKAKEVVGDAVEAASHSEILDKAKEVAGGVVDSVKNALSSDEAADKKEDEKA